The following proteins are encoded in a genomic region of Phaeodactylum tricornutum CCAP 1055/1 chromosome 1, whole genome shotgun sequence:
- a CDS encoding predicted protein, protein MKTENGRKLNSWYVLFCFVSSTMAEYTYYDNEGYQEGYNTSHTITGGDGMEYYSNTSNSATNSSGGDIDYWTNYAIFPKRCIVYKKTDYIMYEMFDQQYCQEENRLGTYISRVPDYMTGHLQQLAEQMSDLGVDDYTKPEVAQYIECTPFQIQGAYYYFQIGCADGVTQKLAVNIYSDNTCSKKSTVDGFDDSVIDVSALNIPFKQCQTCVNWVNVDGADDQFYIKRQQNAPLCKTAWTYKKHCGRQCQSVGRNAEVEGWNASDKILISVLSSFALILLGSIAFRRQKMPNKDILLEQAFINSAGLRQSQIFVIIIIVMAVIAVLIMLGLKDATWALLLVLNTALFAYLMKLTLESSVNTGEIIIGPDGTILRKDSDDSSIESTSFVPSTDAIPRGPVDPFVLARSPLVSVIKLNKASCKENALVTPLLRSDHHHELSLQANSEASGHVAEADIEGEEVGGTSMSSTYHDPRFIRNPVIRGLLLRLLRMQSAADSLPHLVQMIVSNGKITTVSFVALYLVCLVLWLPFWLLALLVTEWGVYALSVAGGYFIGRCIIRMIAFPGASRKVSTDIEKEFAKYSVRMLQSGVQSFAEVASIMSANPNHPQRVSVLKGYTLPSLWSRAKTYRNRVLGVYLEVLLHIYQQAPESSTGAQRGFTKYGNNVLSGDIGNIAGLSAQAQNDGLGLIEQLKTVLALVDTLEEQAHTFLEGRAAVVTPNDLPEDARRTAQHLLARSQELTNFVSSLKPPSDSSNEDIEDESEEDLTVDAVRRKLERQHGSTREAIKKGIASVIPLLDPPPHNSIFSFDLQRGCMLSRYRGARQLWVRRPSGGMLDVLHFPARDRCADTQRNSKALLYCNPNAGLVEVAAGMSLVGGNVPSNEGNEQASDGSWVDFYTSVGIDVYVFNYAGYGRSFGSTTCLKGNSAIDSYTPGILPRLIRIIRSTFLTFTPNPDTLRDDGFAVAVHLLKEVGIKQLIIHGESIGGMAASSTARRVSHEPELQDKLALLICDRTFCNLEAVAQRLVGGWTGNAIRMLAPFWSTDVAGDFFATNCPKIVANDAADAIISNEASLKSGISLWKELHRGIASTKGIGWMTEAPLQYRMADWENVCVNDSKYVTAPGVLRSQAPTWPHDKHISVEEAFHFAACCKRIGKYAKAFRKGSEGGDLSGLHPGSRRALMEAWQSLACLDGLTGAPLGVAVKQGFDTTVAWLCSFLIFGAQSIVAVAERRTEGDVGLREQLAIVPSDFDSRPAGFAAAEEGGMVHPKPLPEVIESLLSFQESGDPSLRDLSHEFQFVVGVLKYLQGRLSASTSIEAAQKSRKLQVFKEGVGFLLNLHCGHNNPFSKEEQLQLKGLLDRAIGVKGGGLV, encoded by the exons GGATATCAAGAAGGATACAACACCAGCCATACGATCACCGGAGGTGACGGCATGGAATATTACAGCAATACCAGCAATAGTGCTACCAACAGTTCGGGAGGTGACATTGATTATTGGACCAACTACGCCATCTTCCCTAAGCGATGCATAGTTTA CAAAAAGACAGACTACATCATGTACGAAATGTTTGATCAGCAATAttgccaagaagaaaaccgATTGGGAACCTACATTTCGCGCGTTCCTGACTACATGACGGGCCATCTGCAACAATTGGCCGAACAGATGTCGGATCTAGGTGTCGACGACTACACCAAACCAGAGGTGGCGCAGTACATTGAATGTACACCTTTTCAAATCCAAGGCGCCTATTACTATTTCCAGATTGGGTGCGCCGATGGCGTCACTCAAAAGCTTGCTGTAAATATTTACTCCGACAATACGTGCTCAAAGAAATCAACTGTGGACGGCTTCGATGATTCTGTCATTGACGTTTCGGCTTTGAAT ATTCCTTTCAAACAATGCCAAACGTGTGTTAACTGGGTAAACGTGGATGGGGCTGACGATCAATTCTACATCAagcgtcaacaaaatgctCCTCTTTGTAAGACTGCTTGGACGTACAAGAAGCATTGTGGGCGCCAATGTCAATCCGTTGGTCGCAATGCGGAAGTCGAAGGCTGGAATGCTTCAGATAAAATTCTAATATCGGTGCTTTCCTCTTTTGCTCTCATTCTGCTTGGATCAATTGCCTTCCGGAGACAGAAGATGCCCAACAAGGATATACTCTTGGAACAAGCATTTATAAACTCAGCGGGACTTCGGCAATCACAGATTTTTGTCAttatcatcatcgtcatggcAGTTATCGCAGTCCTCATCATGCTGGGTTTGAAGGACGCGACCTGGGCTTTGCTACTGGTATTGAATACTGCTCTGTTTGCTTACCTTATGAAGCTGACACTGGAAAGCAGTGTCAATACCGGAGAAATTATCATCGGACCAGATGGCACTATTCTACGCAAAGATTCCGACGATTCTTCCATAGAGAGTACAA GTTTTGTGCCCTCGACTGACGCAATACCTCGTGGACCTGTCGATCCTTTTGTCCTCGCTCGTTCCCCTCTTGTTTCTGTCATTAAGTTAAACAAGGCGTCGTGCAAA GAAAACGCCTTGGTGACGCCGCTCTTGCGGTCAGATCATCATCACGAACTGAGTCTACAAGCAAATTCCGAGGCTTCCGGCCACGTCGCCGAAGCCGATATCGAAGGGGAAGAGGTTGGAGGTACCAGCATGAGCAGCACTTACCATGATCCCCGATTTATTCGAAATCCAGTTATTCGGGGACTACTGCTGCGTTTGCTGCGTATGCAATCAGCGGCCGATTCCTTACCACACCTAGTTCAAATGATCGTGTCGAATGGAAAGATTACAACTGTATCATTCGTTGCTCTCTATCTCGTGTGTTTAGTCCTTTGGCTACCTTTCTGGCTGCTTGCTTTGCTAGTCACGGAATGGGGCGTCTATGCGCTGTCTGTTGCGGGAGGGTATTTCATTGGACGATGTATTATTCGCATGATTGCTTTTCCTGGGGCTTCCCGAAAAGTCAGTACCGATATTGAGAAAGAATTTGCCAAATACTCAGTCCGTATGTTGCAGTCCGGTGTCCAAAGCTTCGCGGAAGTCGCTTCGATCATGTCAGCCAATCCGAACCATCCCCAACGAGTGAGTGTTTTGAAGGGGTACACACTGCCGTCTCTTTGGAGTAGGGCCAAAACCTATCGAAACCGTGTGTTGGGAGTATACTTGGAAGTTCTTTTGCACATTTACCAACAGGCACCAGAATCATCTACTGGGGCACAAAGAGGATTCACAAAGTATGGCAACAACGTTTTATCTGGAGATATTGGGAACATTGCCGGACTATCG GCCCAAGCCCAAAATGATGGGCTTGGTCTCATTGAACAACTCAAAACGGTACTGGCTTTGGTGGACACTTTGGAAGAGCAAGCGCATACGTTCCTTGAAGGTAGAGCAGCTGTTGTAACGCCAAATGATCTTCCGGAAGATGCACGCCGGACGGCGCAACATCTTTTGGCCCGGTCTCAGGAGCTTACCAATTTCGTCTCGTCCTTAAAACCTCCATCTGATAGCAGCAATGAAGACATAGAGGATGAATCAGAAGAAGACTTAACGGTTGACGCAGTACGCAGAAAACTAGAAAGGCAGCATGGTTCCACAAGAGAGGCTATTAAAAAAGGAATTGCTTCTGTTATCCCCCTGTTGGACCCCCCACCCCACAACTCAATATTCTCGTTTGATTTACAACGTGGTTGCATGTTGAGTCGCTATCGAGGTGCTCGCCAGCTTTGGGTGCGTCGTCCTAGCGGCGGCATGTTGGATGTTTTGCATTTTCCCGCTCGCGATCGTTGTGCGGATACTCAGCGGAACTCCAAAGCACTTCTTTACTGCAATCCTAACGCAGGTTTAGTTGAAGTAGCAGCCGGGATGAGCCTAGTTGGTGGGAACGTGCCGTCAAATGAGGGTAATGAACAAGCATCCGATGGGAGCTGGGTGGACTTTTACACCTCCGTCGGCATAGATGTCTATGTCTTCAACTATGCAGGATATGGACGAAGCTTTGGGTCGACAACATGCCTAAAAGGGAACAGCGCGATCGATAGCTATACTCCCGGTATCCTACCCCGATTGATTCGAATTATTCGCTCTACATTTTTAACGTTCACGCCAAATCCAGACACTCTCCGCGATGACGGGTTTGCCGTTGCGGTACACTTGCTCAAGGAAGTGGGTATAAAACAGCTTATAATCCATGGAGAGAGCATTGGTGGGATGGCTGCATCAAGTACCGCTCGTCGAGTCTCCCACGAGCCGGAGCTACAGGATAAGCTGGCTCTTCTGATTTGCGATCGAACGTTTTGCAACTTGGAGGCTGTAGCTCAGCGTCTCGTCGGAGGGTGGACAGGAAATGCGATTCGGATGTTAGCACCTTTCTGGAGTACAGATGTAGCGGGCGACTTTTTCGCAACAAACTGCCCCAAAATTGTTGCCAATGATGCAGCCGATGCAATTATTTCTAATGAAGCAAGCCTGAAGTCTGGAATTTCGCTTTGGAAAGAATTGCATCGCGGAATCGCTTCCACAAAGGGAATTGGTTGGATGACGGAAGCACCCTTACAGTACAGAATGGCCGATTGGGAGAATGTCTGTGTGAATGATTCGAAGTACGTTACAGCACCAGGAGTACTTCGATCTCAAGCACCGACATGGCCTCACGACAAGCACATATCCGTCGAGGAGGCTTTTCATTTTGCGGCATGCTGTAAACGGATTGGAAAGTACGCTAAGGCTTTCAGGAAAGGCTCGGAGGGTGGCGATTTGAGTGGTTTGCACCCCGGCTCTAGGCGTGCTCTAATGGAAGCATGGCAGTCTCTGGCATGTCTCGACGGTCTCACTGGAGCACCGCTCGGTGTTGCTGTCAAACAAGGGTTCGATACGACGGTAGCTTGGCTATGTTCTTTTCTGATTTTCGGTGCTCAATCAATTGTAGCTGTCGCTGAGCGACGCACGGAGGGTGACGTTGGGCTTCGGGAGCAGCTAGCAATTGTCCCCTCTGACTTTGATTCCCGACCAGCCGGCTTTGCAGCTGCAGAAGAGGGAGGCATGGTGCATCCGAAACCACTTCCAGAAGTTATTGAATCCCTTTTGTCATTTCAAGAATCAGGAGATCCTTCCCTCAGAGACT TGTCCCATGAATTTCagtttgttgttggcgttcTTAAGTATTTGCAAGGCCGCCTGTCGGCATCCACGAGTATTGAAGCTGCGCAAAAAAGCCGAAAATTGCAAGTTTTTAAGGAAGGTGTTGGCTTCTTGTTGAACCTACATTGTGGACACAATAATCCCTTTTCCAAGGAGGAACAACTGCAGCTGAAAGGACTTTTGGATAGGGCCATCGGAGTGAAAGGAGGTGGATTGGTGTAG